From one Plasmodium malariae genome assembly, chromosome: 12 genomic stretch:
- the PmUG01_12078400 gene encoding conserved protein, unknown function, which produces MGKSMREKLAKEKIEKGEHYEAHQLIKSIINKKLLKKDFTGCIHVIFYFCPKFAKAEQYVLLCDLMYQCCIILIQNELPFNMDFANKIIEIFEKCPPNSTDEKYKFMNKSITWSTNDDHIFGYAGFHKAIGNSYVDDKKFALAHNHYIYLDDNEILYNVITMWRKEGYPSEFDFFVLRTTLCLIVLDKFRQALDLINKFETNLNRQDVPLPVQVAYLITCSCIYNSEALYDDVKYRYRLILSYDPEFKKYTDIIDAAIFNKKRVNLFSMLQSVFS; this is translated from the coding sequence ATGGGAAAATCAATGCGGGAAAAACTTGCCAAGGAGAAAATAGAAAAGGGAGAACATTATGAAGCACATCAATTAATCAAGTcaattataaacaaaaaattgcTTAAAAAAGACTTTACTGGTTGTAtacatgttatattttatttttgtccTAAATTTGCCAAAGCAGAACAGTATGTTTTATTATGCGATTTAATGTATCAGTGCTGTATCATTCTAATACAAAATGAACTACCGTTTAATATGGATTttgcaaataaaataatagaaattttTGAGAAGTGTCCTCCTAATTCAACTGatgagaaatataaatttatgaacAAATCAATAACTTGGTCAACAAATGATGATCACATTTTTGGATATGCAGGTTTCCATAAAGCTATTGGTAATTCTTACGttgatgataaaaaatttgcttTAGCACATAATCATTATATTTACCTAGATGAcaatgaaattttatataatgtaattacTATGTGGAGAAAAGAAGGTTATCCCAGTGaatttgatttttttgttttaagaACAACTTTATGTTTAATTGTTTTAGATAAGTTTCGACAAGCGTTAGatcttataaataaatttgaaaCAAACCTAAATAGGCAAGATGTTCCCTTGCCTGTTCAGGTAGCTTATTTAATTACTTgttcatgtatatacaatAGTGAAGCTTTATATGACGACGTTAAATATAGGTATAGACTAATATTAAGTTATGATcctgaatttaaaaaatatacggACATAATTGATGCtgctatttttaataaaaagagggTCAATCTTTTTAGCATGTTACAAAGCGTATTTTCGTGA
- the CPSF3 gene encoding cleavage and polyadenylation specificity factor subunit 3, putative has product MNNINVVCLGGASEVGRSCVIIESENTSIMLDCGIHPAFMGIGCLPIYDAYDISKIDFCLITHFHMDHSGALPYLINRTRFKGRIFMTEATKSICYLLWKDYSRIEKCMNLINKNKSSKNKKDQDDENTSVEFESDINMNALYSSDDNIDDEYFNKVDLLYESYNGDDNSNNVLYEEDDIDRTMELIETINFHQNLEFPNVKFTAYRAGHVIGACMFLVEINNVRFLYTGDYSREIDRHIPIAEIPNIDVHVLICEGTYGIKVHDNRKKREIRFLNMLTNILNNKGKVLLPVFALGRAQELLLILEEHWESNRYLQKIPIFYISSMATKSLSIYETFINLCGDFVKNVVNEGKNPFNFKYVKYAKSLDSILSYLYQDNNPCVIMAAPGMLQNGVSRNIFNIIASDNKSGVILTGYTVKGTLADELKTEPEYVTINDKIVKRKCRFEQISFSAHSDFNQTKTFIEKLKCPNIILVHGYRNELNRLRDKLIEEKKYLSVFTPELLQKVSFHFEHNDHLISLGKLSTHIKKINKKMIKYTKLKRAKDGETVEEANEDIDAAVAQDAKAEGNEVGETERFQQVGNITEEENKINSVKVSSISKMEGKNNLITALSSNDAEGKGKCDKVKASNIISEDIEAVIITELKTVPIIIYPNDINKYTNLKTALIDQIINIKYPYRFDLLYDLLSNVYEETLIDDNVIYVKDIKIIYCKEEKMIKINWFSSPINDLVADSINFLVLEFLDTMASNKNLPIYDDVTDQHIYEMIISFVEENYANVERISKIEIKNFLMHNGNKDEIEGKERKDSSFNDKRNNNNNNNSNNDNSNNDNSNNSKNSNYDNSERSKNYDEERRNIGHCENYDCTAINQSKSMDSSYLSNKEHLKFGKNFNSSTRNFHAYDKVLLDYIAKHANLELKNDEEIEEILKFDVKDNYNNDVQVFVDIDNREVICKEESILIKIKEILRNIEEALLPMCF; this is encoded by the coding sequence ATGAACAACATAAACGTCGTATGCTTAGGAGGGGCGAGTGAAGTAGGACGATCATGCGTAATTATCGAAAGTGAGAATACATCAATTATGTTAGACTGCGGAATACACCCTGCCTTTATGGGAATTGGATGTTTACCCATTTATGATGCATATGACATTTCAAAGATAGACTTTTGCCTTATAACACATTTTCATATGGATCATAGTGGGGCCTTGccatatttaattaataggACCCGATTTAAAGGAAGGATTTTCATGACTGAGGCAACTAAGAGTATTTGTTATTTACTATGGAAGGATTATTCTCGTATTGAGAAATGCATGAATCttattaataagaataaaagtagtaaaaataaaaaagatcaGGATGATGAAAATACATCTGTTGAATTTGAGAGcgatataaatatgaacGCGTTATATTCGAGTGATGATAATATAGAtgatgaatattttaataaagttgatttattatatgaaagtTACAATGGTGAtgataatagtaacaatgTTTTATATGAGGAAGATGATATAGATAGAACAATGGAATTAATTGAaacaataaattttcatCAAAATTTAGAATTTCCAAATGTGAAATTTACAGCATATAGGGCAGGACATGTTATTGGGGCATGTATGTTTTTAGTTGAGATAAATAATGTgcgttttttatatacagGTGATTATAGTAGAGAAATAGATAGGCATATACCTATTGCAGAAATCCCCAATATTGATGTTCATGTATTAATATGTGAAGGAACATATGGTATAAAAGTTCATGATAATagaaagaaaagagaaattcgttttttaaacatgttaacaaatatattaaataataaaggtaAGGTACTTTTACCTGTTTTTGCCTTAGGTAGAGCacaagaattattattaatattagaaGAACATTGGGAGAGTAACAGGTATTTGCAAAAAattcctattttttatatctctTCTATGGCTACAAAATCGTTGAGTATATATGaaacttttataaatttatgtggTGATTTTGTGAAAAATGTAGTTAATGAAGGTAAGAATCCAttcaattttaaatatgtcaAATATGCAAAATCTCTTGATTCTATATTAAGCTATTTATATCAAGATAATAATCCTTGCGTTATAATGGCAGCACCTGGTATGTTACAAAATGGGGTATcaagaaatattttcaatattataGCATCTGATAATAAAAGTGGAGTGATATTAACAGGATATACAGTTAAAGGAACTTTAGCAGATGAACTAAAAACAGAACCAGAATATGTTACaattaatgataaaattgttaaaagGAAATGTCGTTTTGAGCAAATATCTTTTAGTGCTCATTCAGACTTTAATCAAACGAAAACATTTATTGAAAAGTTAAAATGTCCAAATATTATCCTAGTACATGGTTATAGAAATGAACTAAACAGGTTAAGAGATAAATTAATTGAAGAGAAGAAGTATCTATCCGTTTTTACTCCTGAACTATTGCAAAAagtttcttttcattttgagCATAACGACCATCTCATTTCTTTAGGAAAACTCTCCACGCACATTAAAAAGatcaacaaaaaaatgataaaatatactaaattaaaaagagcAAAGGATGGTGAAACTGTGGAGGAGGCAAATGAAGATATAGATGCGGCAGTTGCGCAAGATGCAAAAGCGGAGGGTAATGAAGTAGGAGAAACTGAAAGGTTTCAACAAGTTGGAAATATTACAGaagaagaaaacaaaataaattctgTTAAAGTGAGTAGTATTTCAAAAATGGAGGGGaaaaacaatttaataaCTGCACTTAGTAGCAATGATGCAGAAGGGAAAGGAAAATGTGATAAAGTCAAAGCTTCAAACATAATTTCTGAGGATATAGAAGCAGTTATAATAACAGAACTGAAAACAGTAccaataattatttatcccaatgatattaataaatatacaaatttaaaaactGCTTTAATTGATCagataattaatataaagtaCCCATATAGATTCGATTTGTTATATGATCTTTTGAGTAATGTATATGAAGAAACCCTTATAGATGATAATGTAATATACGtgaaagatataaaaattatttattgcaaagaagagaaaatgataaaaataaattggtTTTCAAGTCCGATTAATGATCTAGTTGCTGatagtattaattttttagtaCTTGAATTTTTGGATACGATGGcatctaataaaaatttacctATTTATGACGATGTGACAGATcagcatatatatgaaatgatAATCTCGTTTGTTGAGGAAAACTATGCAAACGTTGAAAGGATATctaaaatagaaataaaaaattttttaatgcataATGGTAACAAGGATGAAATAGAGGGTAAGGAAAGAAAGGACTCATCATTTAATgataaaaggaataataataataataataatagtaataatgataatagtaataatgataatagtaataatagtaaaaacagtaattatgataattctgaaagaagtaaaaattatgacGAAGAGAGGAGAAATATTGGGCATTGTGAAAATTATGATTGTACTGCTATTAATCAAAGCAAAAGCATGGATAGCTCTTATTTAAGCAACAAggaacatttaaaatttggaaaaaattttaacagtAGTACTAGAAATTTTCATGCGTATGATAAAGTACTCTTAGATTATATTGCAAAGCATGCTAATTTAGAGctaaaaaatgatgaagaaaTTGAGGAAATACTGAAATTTGATGTAAAAGATAACTATAACAACGATGTTCAGGTTTTTGTTGATATAGATAATAGGGAAGTCATTTGTAAGGAAGAAagcattttaataaaaattaaagaaattttaagaaaCATAGAAGAAGCACTGCTACCCATGtgcttttaa